In Gracilimonas sp., a single window of DNA contains:
- a CDS encoding DUF305 domain-containing protein, with protein MDTVNFGSNWLSSVFKITCIIVLVSGLSACKSSESVSGQTAAGDNARSDEELEELYWARQDSARMNFTEADTEFMTGMIAHHAQALIMSRLAPENGASPQIQTLAARIINAQKDEIKSMQTWLKDRGQPVPEVHIEGLKLMIHGLGDDHMKMDHTNMAGMLSPAQLKELSEAKGEDFDRLFLKYMIGHHKGAVTMVDKLFKTDGAAQDEGAFRLATDIQVDQKTEIARMQLMLDEITASK; from the coding sequence ATGGATACAGTAAATTTCGGAAGTAATTGGTTATCGTCTGTTTTTAAAATTACGTGCATAATAGTTTTAGTTTCGGGGCTGTCTGCTTGCAAATCTTCGGAATCGGTTTCCGGTCAAACGGCTGCCGGTGATAATGCAAGATCTGATGAGGAGTTGGAAGAATTATATTGGGCTCGACAGGATAGTGCCCGTATGAACTTCACCGAAGCGGATACCGAATTTATGACCGGAATGATTGCTCATCATGCTCAGGCACTGATCATGTCACGTTTGGCCCCTGAAAATGGAGCAAGCCCACAAATTCAAACTTTGGCTGCACGGATTATTAATGCTCAGAAAGACGAAATTAAATCTATGCAAACGTGGCTGAAAGATCGGGGACAACCCGTTCCGGAAGTACATATTGAAGGGCTTAAGTTGATGATTCACGGTTTGGGGGATGATCACATGAAAATGGATCATACCAATATGGCGGGGATGTTATCGCCGGCTCAGCTCAAAGAATTATCGGAAGCCAAAGGGGAAGACTTTGACCGGCTTTTTCTGAAGTATATGATAGGTCATCATAAAGGAGCGGTAACGATGGTGGATAAGCTTTTTAAAACGGATGGAGCCGCTCAAGATGAAGGGGCATTCAGGCTGGCTACAGATATTCAGGTTGACCAAAAAACTGAAATTGCCCGCATGCAGCTGATGCTGGATGAAATAACAGCTTCCAAATAA
- a CDS encoding M24 family metallopeptidase: MKKFILLPLLLLLAHTQSFGQSYPHILPLKERAAVIDDLLKDKIENVLPDLMERTGIDMWVVVSREYNEDPVIETLLPATWHTARRRTILVMHHLGNGNVETLAVARYDVGEMFKRAWEPEEEPDQWKRLAEIVEERDPEKIGINISSIWGHADGLVVTDHEEMKAALGTKYSNRLVSAEKLAVGWLETRTEKEMQIYPQIVRIAHEIIAEGFSDRVIQPGVTTTEDVVWWYREKIRDLKLITWFHPSVSIQRADPESFDHLRTFDSRPGENVIQPGDLLHVDFGIKYLRLNTDTQQHAYVLRPGETEVPEYLKQAFRNGNRLQDIFTNNFKEGRTGNEVLKMSRQQAIDEGLKPSIYTHPIGYHGHAAGTTLGMWDAQEGVPGDGDYPLHLNTAYSIELNAATHIEEWGKEIRIMLEEDAFFDSTGVWYIDGRQREIMTIPRTPAKQ, encoded by the coding sequence ATGAAAAAATTTATACTTCTCCCTCTATTACTTTTATTAGCACATACCCAGAGTTTTGGGCAAAGTTATCCGCATATTCTTCCCTTGAAAGAACGTGCAGCAGTGATTGATGATCTTCTCAAAGACAAGATTGAGAATGTACTCCCTGATCTAATGGAGCGCACCGGGATCGATATGTGGGTTGTGGTTTCCCGGGAGTATAATGAAGACCCGGTCATAGAGACCTTGCTGCCTGCAACATGGCATACTGCTCGCAGGCGCACGATCTTGGTAATGCATCATCTTGGAAACGGGAATGTGGAAACACTGGCCGTGGCTCGCTATGATGTGGGTGAAATGTTCAAGCGTGCATGGGAGCCGGAGGAAGAACCGGATCAATGGAAAAGATTAGCGGAAATAGTTGAAGAACGGGATCCGGAAAAAATTGGGATCAATATCTCTTCGATATGGGGACATGCAGACGGTTTGGTGGTTACCGATCATGAAGAAATGAAAGCAGCGCTCGGAACAAAGTACAGTAATCGTTTAGTATCGGCTGAAAAACTGGCTGTGGGCTGGCTTGAAACCCGTACTGAAAAAGAAATGCAGATCTACCCACAAATTGTCCGCATTGCCCATGAAATTATCGCAGAAGGATTTTCCGATCGGGTGATTCAACCCGGAGTAACGACTACCGAGGATGTAGTTTGGTGGTACAGGGAAAAGATCCGTGATTTAAAATTGATTACATGGTTTCATCCCAGCGTATCCATTCAGCGGGCTGATCCGGAATCTTTTGATCACCTGAGAACCTTTGACAGCCGGCCCGGGGAAAACGTAATTCAGCCCGGGGATTTACTTCATGTGGATTTCGGTATTAAGTATTTGCGCCTGAATACAGACACTCAACAGCATGCCTACGTGCTTCGCCCCGGAGAAACCGAAGTTCCTGAATACCTGAAACAAGCCTTTCGAAATGGAAATCGGCTTCAGGATATCTTTACCAATAATTTCAAGGAGGGCAGAACCGGGAATGAGGTGCTGAAAATGTCGCGGCAACAAGCCATTGATGAAGGCCTCAAGCCAAGCATCTATACCCATCCGATAGGTTATCATGGCCATGCGGCAGGAACTACATTGGGGATGTGGGATGCACAGGAAGGCGTGCCGGGAGACGGTGACTATCCCCTGCACTTGAATACCGCCTATTCCATTGAGCTTAATGCTGCAACTCATATTGAAGAATGGGGCAAGGAAATTCGCATTATGCTGGAAGAAGATGCCTTTTTTGACAGCACAGGCGTGTGGTACATCGATGGAAGACAACGAGAGATTATGACCATTCCCCGTACTCCTGCCAAACAATGA
- a CDS encoding class I adenylate-forming enzyme family protein — MELHTLDDKIAHARSITHPLPDLRDDFVSLLKRGIGSDKTYLVYRDENQQRTEISYREFYERVLNTARFFQSKGLQHGDKVATISHNHWHTVIQYFAAWFCGLVVVPVNLGEDDNRIAYILENAEVKLALVREDYAERVKTIIKKEDSLAEIELVVCGDSVEAFSNKEGELKEAKINIESEALIVFTSGTTGKPKGVVLTQRNLLEDARTISQWHNIDGQTRMMCVLPIHHVNGTVVTMITPFFAGGSTVLNQKFSPGHFFSAIEEEQVHIVSVVPTLLQYLTNYYEGKEAPKSAQFRHIICGAGPLTVKVAQNFEEKFDIPIIHGYGLSETTCYSCFIPVDQPKEEHNKWMRDFGYPSIGIPVPANEMDIQDEEGHSVPEGERGEIVIRGVNVMKGYFNNREANESAFKNGWFRSGDEGFIQKDRDGNPYFFITGRLKELIIRGGINLAPLEIDEVINKAPGVKAGIAVGFENDWYGEEVGAYVQLKEGAGKDEQAILDYCRQHLPFSKAPKVVVFGDQLPVTSTGKYQRLKVAHLFEEWKEVQFRK, encoded by the coding sequence ATGGAATTACATACCTTAGACGATAAAATTGCCCATGCCCGGAGTATTACACATCCACTGCCGGATTTGAGGGATGATTTTGTCAGCTTGCTTAAGCGGGGCATAGGAAGTGATAAAACGTACCTGGTGTATCGGGATGAAAATCAGCAGCGTACGGAGATTTCCTATAGGGAGTTTTATGAACGGGTATTGAATACCGCCCGCTTTTTTCAGTCCAAAGGACTTCAGCACGGGGATAAAGTTGCCACTATATCTCACAACCACTGGCATACCGTGATACAGTATTTTGCGGCTTGGTTTTGCGGACTGGTGGTGGTGCCGGTTAATTTGGGGGAAGATGACAACCGCATTGCCTACATCCTGGAAAATGCAGAAGTGAAGCTGGCCTTGGTTCGCGAAGATTATGCCGAACGGGTGAAGACCATCATCAAAAAGGAAGACTCGTTGGCTGAGATAGAACTCGTGGTTTGTGGCGATTCCGTGGAAGCTTTTTCAAACAAAGAGGGAGAACTGAAGGAAGCTAAAATCAACATTGAATCGGAAGCGTTGATTGTGTTTACCTCGGGTACTACCGGGAAGCCCAAAGGGGTGGTATTAACGCAGCGGAATTTGCTGGAGGATGCTCGAACCATCAGTCAATGGCATAACATTGATGGTCAAACAAGAATGATGTGTGTATTGCCAATTCACCACGTTAACGGTACTGTGGTAACGATGATCACCCCATTCTTCGCGGGGGGATCTACGGTTTTAAATCAAAAATTCAGTCCCGGACACTTTTTTAGCGCTATCGAAGAAGAGCAGGTTCACATTGTAAGCGTAGTCCCGACATTACTGCAATATCTGACGAATTATTATGAAGGCAAAGAAGCTCCCAAATCCGCTCAATTCAGGCATATCATTTGTGGGGCTGGGCCGCTGACGGTAAAAGTAGCTCAGAACTTCGAGGAGAAATTTGATATCCCCATCATTCACGGATACGGACTTTCCGAAACCACCTGTTATTCCTGCTTTATTCCGGTGGATCAACCCAAAGAAGAGCACAACAAATGGATGCGTGATTTTGGATACCCAAGCATCGGTATCCCGGTTCCGGCCAACGAAATGGATATACAGGATGAAGAAGGACATTCGGTTCCGGAGGGAGAACGGGGCGAAATTGTGATCCGCGGGGTGAATGTGATGAAGGGCTACTTCAACAACCGTGAAGCCAATGAATCCGCATTCAAAAACGGGTGGTTCCGTAGCGGCGACGAAGGTTTTATCCAAAAAGACAGGGACGGAAACCCATACTTCTTCATTACGGGAAGGCTGAAAGAGCTCATTATCCGCGGGGGAATAAACCTGGCGCCCCTGGAAATAGATGAAGTGATCAACAAAGCCCCGGGCGTGAAAGCCGGGATAGCCGTGGGTTTCGAAAACGATTGGTATGGGGAAGAGGTGGGGGCGTATGTTCAGCTCAAAGAAGGAGCCGGTAAAGACGAACAAGCCATTCTGGATTATTGCCGGCAACATCTCCCGTTTTCCAAAGCCCCGAAAGTGGTGGTATTTGGAGATCAGCTGCCGGTAACCTCAACGGGGAAATACCAGCGGCTGAAGGTGGCGCACTTGTTTGAGGAGTGGAAAGAAGTTCAATTCAGGAAATGA
- a CDS encoding PDZ domain-containing protein: MRQVLITFTLSLLTLSLSAQTTTTYEISFENAVHHEAEISVTYTNLDDKVLEVRMSRTSPGRYALHEFAKNVYGVKATDSQGNELEVTRPNPHQWNISGHDGTVKFEYTLFANRGDGTYSQVDETHAHLNMPATFAWARNYGHRPIEITFNVREDLNWKVATQLKPLEGTTYYAPDLYYFLDSPVEIADFHERQEAIDGQLIKMALHKPATDEEVDEYFGKVLAIVNAQVNVFGELPKLDYGEYVFLNCFMPNASGDGMEHRNSTIVTNSKPLDEPLGETSIGTISHEFVHTWNVERIRPASLEPFNFEEANMSGELWFAEGFTSYYTGLILARAGIQTEKEYVEGLAGGINYVFNHPGRQFFNPIEMSYQAPFVDAARSVDPVNRENTFISYYTYGSVLGLALDLSLRNMDDGKNLDDFMKLVWQNFGKPEIPYTVRDIQAALAEYAGDEFSSNFFTKYIYDSQMPDYESLMASVGVNFGKANPGKASLGTNIRIEDGVGILRSNAIKGSPIYEAGISGTDEIISVAGTSLNGVYDMNKVLADYEPGDEIEIVYKRWGERKTATVTLEEDKSYKTELAEKINRKVRERRSGWLKTTQ; the protein is encoded by the coding sequence ATGAGACAAGTCCTAATAACATTCACTCTATCACTCCTCACTTTATCACTTTCTGCGCAGACTACAACTACCTACGAAATCTCTTTCGAAAACGCCGTTCATCACGAAGCTGAAATATCGGTGACTTACACCAATTTGGATGATAAGGTACTTGAAGTTCGAATGAGCCGGACTTCTCCCGGCAGATATGCCCTGCATGAATTTGCCAAGAATGTATATGGGGTGAAAGCGACCGATAGTCAGGGGAATGAGTTGGAGGTTACCCGTCCGAATCCACACCAGTGGAACATCAGCGGACATGACGGAACCGTGAAATTTGAGTACACCTTGTTTGCCAATCGCGGAGATGGGACTTATTCACAGGTGGATGAAACCCATGCCCATCTCAATATGCCGGCCACTTTTGCCTGGGCCCGAAATTACGGTCATCGTCCGATTGAGATCACTTTTAATGTACGCGAAGACCTGAACTGGAAAGTCGCCACACAGCTCAAGCCGCTGGAGGGAACAACTTATTATGCTCCTGATCTGTACTACTTTTTAGACAGTCCTGTAGAAATCGCTGATTTCCATGAGCGGCAGGAAGCCATTGACGGACAGCTCATTAAAATGGCGCTCCATAAACCGGCGACTGATGAAGAAGTAGATGAGTACTTTGGAAAAGTGTTGGCTATTGTAAATGCACAGGTGAATGTTTTTGGGGAACTACCCAAGTTGGATTATGGCGAATACGTATTCCTAAACTGTTTTATGCCCAATGCCAGCGGAGATGGGATGGAACATCGAAACTCAACCATCGTTACGAATTCGAAACCACTGGACGAGCCATTAGGTGAAACCAGTATTGGAACCATTTCGCATGAGTTTGTGCATACCTGGAATGTGGAGCGTATCCGCCCGGCCAGCCTGGAGCCCTTCAATTTTGAGGAAGCCAATATGAGCGGGGAGCTATGGTTTGCTGAAGGCTTCACCAGCTATTATACCGGTCTGATTTTAGCCCGGGCAGGCATTCAAACCGAGAAAGAATATGTGGAAGGGTTAGCCGGGGGAATCAATTATGTATTTAACCATCCCGGGCGTCAATTTTTTAATCCGATTGAAATGAGCTATCAGGCTCCATTTGTCGATGCCGCCCGTTCTGTTGATCCCGTAAACCGTGAAAACACTTTTATTTCCTATTACACTTACGGCAGTGTGTTGGGCTTAGCCCTCGACCTTTCTCTTCGAAATATGGATGATGGCAAAAACCTGGATGATTTCATGAAGCTTGTCTGGCAAAATTTTGGTAAGCCCGAAATCCCCTATACCGTCCGTGATATTCAAGCCGCACTTGCTGAATATGCAGGCGATGAATTTTCTTCAAACTTTTTCACAAAATACATTTATGACAGCCAAATGCCGGATTATGAGTCGCTGATGGCAAGTGTTGGAGTGAATTTCGGAAAAGCCAATCCCGGCAAAGCAAGCTTGGGAACCAACATCAGGATTGAGGATGGAGTTGGAATTTTGAGATCAAATGCCATAAAAGGTTCTCCAATTTATGAAGCCGGAATTAGCGGGACGGATGAAATTATTTCCGTAGCGGGGACATCTTTAAACGGGGTGTATGATATGAATAAAGTTTTGGCGGATTATGAACCGGGAGATGAAATTGAAATTGTTTATAAGCGGTGGGGCGAAAGAAAAACAGCAACCGTTACTTTGGAAGAGGATAAAAGTTACAAAACGGAGTTGGCTGAAAAGATCAACAGAAAAGTAAGGGAGAGAAGGTCAGGTTGGTTAAAAACAACCCAATAA